From a single Bufo bufo chromosome 9, aBufBuf1.1, whole genome shotgun sequence genomic region:
- the DNASE2B gene encoding deoxyribonuclease-2-beta isoform X2, with the protein MSGRCLWLLLCVFGVSLVTCEIACRNEDGDPVDWFVIYKLPVRLINRTGGTGVDYLYLDSKSQGWQVSKFLINMTQSAMAQVLQQLYQSYNRNDTAYMLYNDSPPGMNSSVTKRGHTKGALLFDKYQGFWLVHTVPHFPPFPEDGFGYPHTGRRYGQVALCVTYKYNQFKQIDLWGLYRICRGLSFPWIEATRLALLESAQGESFLNFAKSKFFQDDILTAWMAQKLQTDLLTETWQPKGTEVLSNCTLPWHVYTIKRIKFLNYSFYSRHDHSKWCVSRGSQDMWTCIGDLNRYPEQIWRSGGFVCTQNKLIYTAFRNIVAYYSDCG; encoded by the exons gttTGTGATTTACAAGTTACCAGTGCGTCTGATCAATCGGACAGGTGGAACAGGAGTGGACTATTTGTATCTCGACTCCAAGTCGCAAGGATGGCAAGTCAGCAAATTCCTCATCAACATGACCCAGAGTGCGATGGCACAAGTGCTGCAGCAGCTTTATCAGTCCTATAAC AGAAACGACACCGCGTACATGTTATACAATGATTCTCCCCCGGGAATGAACAGCTCTGTCACAAAAAGAGGGCACACCAAGG GAGCTCTGCTTTTTGACAAATATCAGGGATTCTGGCTTGTTCACACGGTACCGCATTTTCCACCATTTCCAGAAGATGGCTTTGGATACCCTCATACAGGGAGACGATACGGTCAGGTAGCCTTGTGCGTGACTTACAAATATAATCAGTTTAAACAGATTG ATCTGTGGGGCCTGTACAGAATTTGTCGAGGATTGAGCTTCCCTTGGATAGAGGCTACAAGACTTGCTTTACTGGAATCGGCACAAGGAGAATCCTTTCTGAACTTTGCAAAATCCAAATTCTTTCAAGACG ATATCCTCACAGCCTGGATGGCTCAGAAACTGCAGACGGATTTATTAACGGAAACATGGCAGCCAAAAGGAACGGAGGTCTTATCGAACTGTACTCTACCCTGGCATGTATATACCATCAAAAGAATCAAGTTCCTGAATTACTCCTTCTACTCCCGCCATGACCACTCGAAATGGTGCGTTTCTAGAGGGAGCCAAGATATGTGGACCTGTATTGGAGACTTGAACCGATACCCTGAGCAGATATGGAGAAGTGGAGGCTTTGTCTGCACCCAAAACAAGCTAATTTACACAGCCTTTAGAAATATTGTGGCGTACTATAGTGACTGTGGATAA
- the DNASE2B gene encoding deoxyribonuclease-2-beta isoform X1, which yields MSGRCLWLLLCVFGVSLVTCEIACRNEDGDPVDWFVIYKLPVRLINRTGGTGVDYLYLDSKSQGWQVSKFLINMTQSAMAQVLQQLYQSYNRNDTAYMLYNDSPPGMNSSVTKRGHTKGALLFDKYQGFWLVHTVPHFPPFPEDGFGYPHTGRRYGQVALCVTYKYNQFKQIAAQLLYYNPNVYNCSIPDIYEKDLWGLYRICRGLSFPWIEATRLALLESAQGESFLNFAKSKFFQDDILTAWMAQKLQTDLLTETWQPKGTEVLSNCTLPWHVYTIKRIKFLNYSFYSRHDHSKWCVSRGSQDMWTCIGDLNRYPEQIWRSGGFVCTQNKLIYTAFRNIVAYYSDCG from the exons gttTGTGATTTACAAGTTACCAGTGCGTCTGATCAATCGGACAGGTGGAACAGGAGTGGACTATTTGTATCTCGACTCCAAGTCGCAAGGATGGCAAGTCAGCAAATTCCTCATCAACATGACCCAGAGTGCGATGGCACAAGTGCTGCAGCAGCTTTATCAGTCCTATAAC AGAAACGACACCGCGTACATGTTATACAATGATTCTCCCCCGGGAATGAACAGCTCTGTCACAAAAAGAGGGCACACCAAGG GAGCTCTGCTTTTTGACAAATATCAGGGATTCTGGCTTGTTCACACGGTACCGCATTTTCCACCATTTCCAGAAGATGGCTTTGGATACCCTCATACAGGGAGACGATACGGTCAGGTAGCCTTGTGCGTGACTTACAAATATAATCAGTTTAAACAGATTG CCGCCCAGTTGCTGTATTATAATCCAAACGTCTACAACTGTTCCATCCCTGACATCTATGAAAAAGATCTGTGGGGCCTGTACAGAATTTGTCGAGGATTGAGCTTCCCTTGGATAGAGGCTACAAGACTTGCTTTACTGGAATCGGCACAAGGAGAATCCTTTCTGAACTTTGCAAAATCCAAATTCTTTCAAGACG ATATCCTCACAGCCTGGATGGCTCAGAAACTGCAGACGGATTTATTAACGGAAACATGGCAGCCAAAAGGAACGGAGGTCTTATCGAACTGTACTCTACCCTGGCATGTATATACCATCAAAAGAATCAAGTTCCTGAATTACTCCTTCTACTCCCGCCATGACCACTCGAAATGGTGCGTTTCTAGAGGGAGCCAAGATATGTGGACCTGTATTGGAGACTTGAACCGATACCCTGAGCAGATATGGAGAAGTGGAGGCTTTGTCTGCACCCAAAACAAGCTAATTTACACAGCCTTTAGAAATATTGTGGCGTACTATAGTGACTGTGGATAA
- the PPIL1 gene encoding peptidyl-prolyl cis-trans isomerase-like 1, with the protein MAGIPLDNWRPATVALDTSMGTIMVELYWDHAPRTCKNFAELSRRGYYNGTKFHRVIKDFMVQGGDPTGTGRGGGSIYDGKHFEDELHPELKFTGAGILAMANAGPDTNGSQFFLTLAPSQWLDGKHTIFGRVCQGLGTLNRLGMVETDSQDRPLDEVKILRANPQG; encoded by the coding sequence ATGGCGGGGATACCACTGGACAATTGGCGGCCCGCTACGGTTGCCCTGGACACCAGTATGGGCACCATTATGGTGGAGTTATACTGGGATCATGCTCCCCGAACTTGTAAGAACTTCGCGGAGCTCTCCCGGCGCGGCTACTACAACGGCACCAAGTTCCACCGCGTCATCAAGGACTTTATGGTCCAAGGCGGGGACCCTACAGGCACCGGGCGCGGAGGAGGCTCCATCTACGACGGGAAACACTTTGAAGATGAGCTCCACCCGGAGCTGAAGTTCACCGGGGCCGGTATCCTCGCCATGGCCAATGCCGGGCCTGACACCAATGGCAGCCAGTTCTTCCTCACCCTCGCCCCGTCGCAGTGGCTGGACGGCAAGCACACTATCTTCGGGCGGGTGTGTCAGGGCCTTGGTACCCTGAACAGGCTGGgcatggtggagacggacagccagGACCGGCCGCTGGACGAGGTGAAGATCCTCCGGGCCAACCCGCAGGGCTGA